Proteins encoded in a region of the Streptomyces sp. NBC_01471 genome:
- a CDS encoding mannose-1-phosphate guanyltransferase, with protein MKAVVMAGGEGTRLRPMTSSMPKPLLPVVNRPIMEHVLRLLKRHGLSETVVTVQFLASLVKNYFGDGEELGMELTYANEEKPLGTAGSVKNAEEALKDDTFLVISGDALTDFDLTDLINFHKEKGALVTVCLTRVPNPLEFGITIVDEEGKVERFLEKPTWGQVFSDTVNTGIYVMEPEVFDYVEADVSVDWSGDVFPQLMKDGKRVYGYIAEGYWEDVGTHESYVKAQADVLEGKVDVDIDGFEISPGVWVSEGAEVHPDAVLRGPLYVGDYAKVEEGVEIREHTVVGSNVVVKTGAFLHKAVIHDNVYIGQQSNLRGCVIGKNTDIMRAARIEDGAVIGDECLVGEESIIQGNVRVYPFKTIEAGAFVNTSVIWESRGQAHLFGARGVSGILNVEITPELAVRLAGAYATTLKKGSTVTTARDHSRGARALKRAVISALQASAIDVRDLENVPLPVARQQTARGSAGGIMIRTSPGVPDSVDIMFFDERGADLSQGRQRKLDRVYARQEYRRAFPGEIGDLHFPASVFDSYTGSLLRNVDTTGIADAGLKVVVDASNGSAGLVLPSLLGRLGVDALVINPGLDESRPTETADTRRAGLVRLGEIVASARAAFGVRFDPVGERLSLVDERGRIIEDDRALLVMLDLIAAERRSGRVALPVTTTRIAEQVAAYHGTQVEWTTTSPDDLTRVGREDSTIFGGDGRGGFIIPESSSVFDGTAAFVRLIGLVSRTQLTLSQIDARIPRAHVLRRDLATPWAVKGLVMRRVVEAAADRAVDTTDGVRVVEPDGRWVMVLPAPAEAVTHLWAEGPDDASAQVLLDEWSSIVDGAGQ; from the coding sequence ATGAAGGCCGTCGTGATGGCTGGTGGCGAAGGCACACGTCTTCGCCCTATGACCTCAAGTATGCCCAAGCCGCTCCTGCCGGTGGTCAACCGACCGATCATGGAACATGTGCTGCGGCTGTTGAAGCGGCACGGGCTCAGTGAAACGGTCGTCACCGTGCAGTTCCTCGCGTCCCTCGTCAAGAATTACTTCGGCGATGGTGAAGAGCTCGGTATGGAGCTCACATACGCGAACGAGGAGAAGCCGCTCGGCACCGCAGGAAGCGTCAAGAACGCGGAAGAGGCGCTCAAGGACGACACCTTTCTGGTGATCTCCGGGGATGCACTCACCGACTTCGACCTGACGGATTTGATTAATTTCCATAAGGAGAAGGGCGCACTTGTCACGGTGTGCCTGACCCGGGTGCCGAATCCGCTGGAGTTCGGCATCACCATCGTGGACGAAGAGGGAAAGGTCGAGCGCTTCCTGGAGAAGCCGACCTGGGGCCAGGTCTTCTCCGACACCGTCAACACGGGCATCTATGTGATGGAACCCGAGGTCTTCGACTACGTCGAGGCAGACGTGTCGGTCGACTGGTCCGGTGATGTCTTCCCCCAGCTCATGAAGGACGGGAAGCGGGTCTACGGCTATATCGCCGAGGGCTACTGGGAGGACGTGGGCACTCACGAGAGCTATGTGAAGGCCCAGGCCGATGTCCTCGAAGGAAAAGTCGATGTGGACATCGACGGCTTCGAGATCTCTCCCGGCGTATGGGTGTCGGAGGGCGCCGAGGTGCATCCCGACGCCGTACTCCGAGGGCCTCTCTACGTCGGCGACTACGCCAAGGTGGAAGAGGGCGTGGAGATACGGGAACACACCGTCGTCGGTTCCAACGTGGTCGTCAAGACCGGCGCCTTCCTGCACAAGGCTGTCATCCACGACAACGTGTACATCGGTCAGCAGTCCAACCTGCGTGGCTGCGTGATCGGGAAGAACACCGACATCATGCGGGCCGCCCGCATCGAGGACGGCGCCGTCATCGGTGATGAGTGCCTCGTCGGTGAGGAATCCATCATCCAGGGCAATGTGCGGGTGTATCCGTTCAAGACCATCGAGGCCGGTGCGTTCGTCAACACCTCGGTGATCTGGGAATCCCGCGGCCAGGCGCATCTGTTCGGCGCTCGTGGAGTCTCCGGGATCCTGAATGTCGAAATCACCCCTGAGCTGGCCGTACGGCTGGCGGGCGCGTATGCCACCACGCTAAAGAAGGGCTCCACGGTCACCACCGCACGTGATCACTCGCGTGGTGCGCGTGCCCTCAAACGGGCGGTGATCTCCGCCCTTCAGGCGAGTGCCATCGACGTACGGGACCTGGAGAACGTGCCGCTGCCCGTGGCCAGGCAGCAGACCGCCCGCGGCAGTGCGGGCGGCATCATGATCCGGACCTCGCCCGGTGTGCCCGACTCCGTGGACATCATGTTCTTCGACGAGCGCGGGGCAGACCTCTCGCAGGGCAGGCAGCGCAAGCTGGACCGGGTGTACGCGCGCCAGGAGTACCGGCGTGCGTTCCCCGGTGAGATCGGGGACCTGCACTTCCCGGCGAGCGTCTTCGACTCGTACACCGGCTCCCTGCTCCGGAACGTGGACACCACGGGGATCGCGGACGCCGGGCTCAAGGTCGTGGTCGACGCGTCCAACGGCAGCGCCGGGCTCGTCCTGCCCAGCCTTCTCGGCCGCCTCGGTGTCGACGCTCTGGTCATCAACCCGGGACTCGACGAGTCGAGGCCCACGGAGACCGCGGACACCCGGCGGGCCGGGCTCGTCCGCCTCGGCGAGATCGTGGCCTCGGCGCGGGCGGCGTTCGGAGTGCGGTTCGACCCGGTGGGCGAGCGGCTCTCCCTGGTGGACGAGCGAGGGCGGATCATCGAGGACGACCGGGCCCTGCTGGTCATGCTCGATCTGATCGCCGCCGAGCGGCGCAGCGGCCGCGTCGCGCTGCCGGTGACGACCACGAGGATCGCCGAGCAGGTCGCCGCGTACCACGGCACCCAGGTGGAGTGGACGACCACCTCACCCGATGACCTGACCCGGGTGGGCCGCGAGGACTCCACCATCTTCGGTGGTGACGGGCGCGGTGGCTTCATCATCCCGGAGTCCAGCAGTGTCTTCGACGGGACGGCGGCGTTCGTCCGGCTGATCGGGCTCGTCTCGCGTACGCAGTTGACGCTCAGCCAGATCGACGCCCGGATTCCGCGGGCCCATGTGCTCCGCCGCGACCTGGCGACCCCGTGGGCCGTCAAGGGCCTGGTCATGCGCCGGGTCGTGGAGGCGGCCGCCGACCGGGCCGTGGACACCACGGACGGGGTACGGGTCGTCGAACCCGACGGCCGCTGGGTGATGGTGCTGCCGGCCCCGGCCGAGGCCGTCACTCATCTGTGGGCGGAAGGACCGGACGACGCGTCCGCCCAGGTGCTGCTCGACGAGTGGTCGTCGATCGTGGACGGTGCAGGTCAGTGA
- a CDS encoding FHA domain-containing protein — protein sequence MPHGRVCFGQGESPVKLFGKLFGKSAREDSARHRAPRHVEGEDQGGDRPLFRDEVGRPGDDISGGQGASSVDPAGQGRIGFGEASTSSTGRGLSSDPYATNAHAGQSRQEDASMPVCTRCGHRNAEDSRFCSNCGAPLRAGVPERPSETTSTISISGLEAYEAEVTGQTASPSLSPEAQAAVDALPLGSALLVVRRGPNSGSRFLLDSDLTTAGRHPQSDIFLDDVTVSRRHVEFRRGADGGFTVSDVGSLNGTYVNRERIDAVVLANGDEVQIGKYRLVFYASQRGV from the coding sequence CTGCCCCACGGGCGGGTCTGTTTCGGTCAAGGGGAATCGCCCGTGAAGTTGTTTGGGAAGTTGTTCGGCAAGAGTGCACGTGAGGACAGTGCACGGCACCGCGCCCCACGTCATGTGGAGGGCGAGGACCAGGGTGGCGACCGCCCGCTGTTCCGGGACGAGGTCGGCCGGCCCGGCGACGACATTTCGGGTGGTCAGGGTGCGTCGTCTGTTGACCCTGCGGGGCAGGGCCGCATAGGTTTTGGTGAAGCATCAACCTCAAGTACGGGTCGAGGGTTGTCCTCCGATCCGTACGCAACCAACGCCCACGCAGGGCAGTCGCGGCAGGAGGATGCATCCATGCCGGTTTGCACGAGGTGCGGCCACCGCAACGCCGAGGACAGTCGGTTCTGTTCCAACTGCGGAGCGCCGTTGCGCGCCGGGGTGCCCGAGCGGCCCTCGGAGACCACTTCGACGATCTCCATCTCGGGGTTGGAGGCGTACGAGGCGGAGGTGACCGGGCAGACCGCGTCGCCCTCGCTCTCTCCCGAGGCCCAGGCGGCCGTCGACGCGCTGCCCCTCGGCTCGGCGCTCCTCGTGGTGCGCCGCGGTCCGAATTCGGGCAGTCGCTTCCTGCTGGACAGCGATCTGACCACGGCCGGCCGCCATCCGCAGAGCGACATCTTCCTCGACGACGTCACGGTGTCGAGGCGGCATGTGGAGTTCCGCAGGGGTGCCGACGGCGGATTCACCGTCTCGGACGTCGGCAGCCTGAACGGCACGTACGTCAATCGTGAGCGCATCGACGCCGTCGTGCTCGCGAACGGGGACGAGGTTCAGATCGGCAAGTACCGGCTGGTCTTCTACGCGAGCCAGCGGGGCGTGTGA
- a CDS encoding MerR family transcriptional regulator produces MAGDLPGLGPGVGVPYPLHGSTAEPTTDTVGYRGPTACAAAGITYRQLDYWARTGLVEPSVRPAQGSGTQRLYSFRDVVVLKIVKRFLDTGVALQNIRTAVHHLRDRGPRDLDRMTLMSDGATVYECTSPDEVVGLLQGGQGIFGIAVGVVWRDVESALSQLHGERVDTGETLIGHNPSDELARRRNRAV; encoded by the coding sequence GTGGCAGGGGATCTCCCCGGACTGGGTCCGGGGGTCGGAGTGCCGTATCCGCTTCACGGCTCAACGGCCGAACCGACGACCGACACCGTCGGCTACCGGGGGCCGACCGCCTGCGCGGCGGCCGGTATCACCTACCGGCAGCTCGACTACTGGGCGCGTACGGGACTGGTCGAGCCGAGCGTGCGGCCCGCCCAGGGGTCGGGCACCCAGCGTCTCTACAGCTTCCGGGACGTGGTCGTCCTCAAGATCGTGAAGCGGTTCCTGGACACCGGTGTGGCACTCCAGAACATCCGTACGGCGGTCCACCACCTCAGAGACCGGGGCCCCCGCGATCTCGACCGGATGACGCTGATGAGCGATGGCGCGACGGTGTACGAGTGCACCTCGCCGGACGAGGTGGTCGGCCTTCTGCAGGGGGGCCAGGGAATCTTCGGGATCGCCGTCGGAGTCGTGTGGCGGGACGTGGAGAGCGCCCTCTCGCAGCTGCACGGCGAGCGGGTCGACACCGGCGAGACCCTGATCGGCCACAACCCGTCCGACGAGCTGGCCCGGCGCCGCAACCGCGCCGTCTGA
- a CDS encoding small basic family protein, with the protein MIAVLGLVVGVVVGLLVRPEVPAMVEPYLPIAVVAALDAVFGGLRAMLDGIFVDKVFVVSFLSNVVVAALIVFLGDKLGVGAQLSTGVVVVFGIRIFSNAAAIRRHVFRA; encoded by the coding sequence GTGATCGCCGTACTGGGCCTCGTCGTGGGAGTCGTGGTCGGACTGTTGGTCCGGCCCGAAGTGCCGGCGATGGTCGAGCCCTACCTCCCCATTGCCGTCGTGGCCGCCCTCGACGCGGTCTTCGGCGGACTGCGGGCCATGCTCGACGGAATCTTCGTGGACAAGGTCTTCGTCGTGTCCTTCCTGTCCAACGTCGTGGTGGCCGCGCTGATCGTGTTCCTCGGCGACAAACTGGGCGTCGGCGCACAGTTGTCCACCGGCGTCGTCGTCGTGTTCGGCATCCGCATCTTCTCGAACGCCGCGGCCATTCGCAGGCATGTGTTCCGGGCGTGA
- a CDS encoding DUF881 domain-containing protein — protein MPKQPPVRSAASPTPRPDASMSLLNNVMDHSLDDGYAEATARRRAEGSAGMPRSLRAKLGLAAGLVLAAVVVTVGAAQARVTAPTVAKERQELIDRIDSETSSADAQQKKVDGLRDTVSEQQRKALQKHGGDQGGLVALLSGATAVHGPGVKLVIDDAKDSEQSDGGGPRESPGFSDTGRVRDRDMQQFVNALWQSGAEAIAINGQRLTALSAIRAAGDAILVDNRPLVPPYTVLAVGNGKHLLSEFDDSVGGQYLKVLKDSYSIRTSISDQADVRLPAAASLIVRTAKPKAAGTDQGAADTGKGTS, from the coding sequence ATGCCGAAGCAGCCCCCCGTTCGGAGCGCAGCCTCCCCGACCCCGCGTCCCGACGCGTCGATGTCGCTGCTCAACAACGTGATGGACCACAGCCTCGACGACGGCTATGCCGAGGCGACCGCCCGGCGCAGGGCCGAGGGCAGTGCGGGGATGCCGCGTTCACTGCGGGCCAAGCTCGGTCTCGCCGCGGGTCTTGTGCTCGCCGCGGTCGTGGTCACCGTCGGCGCTGCGCAGGCCAGGGTGACGGCGCCGACGGTCGCGAAGGAGCGCCAGGAGCTCATCGACCGTATCGACTCGGAGACTTCGTCCGCCGACGCACAGCAGAAGAAGGTCGACGGGCTGCGCGACACGGTGAGTGAACAGCAGCGCAAGGCACTGCAGAAGCACGGGGGCGACCAGGGCGGGCTGGTGGCGCTGCTGTCCGGCGCGACAGCGGTGCACGGGCCGGGCGTGAAGCTGGTCATCGACGATGCCAAGGACAGCGAGCAGAGCGACGGCGGCGGGCCGCGCGAGAGCCCCGGGTTCTCCGACACGGGGCGGGTACGGGACCGCGATATGCAGCAGTTCGTCAACGCGCTGTGGCAGTCCGGCGCCGAGGCCATCGCCATCAACGGGCAGCGTCTCACCGCTCTGTCGGCGATCCGCGCCGCCGGTGACGCCATACTGGTCGACAACAGGCCGCTGGTACCGCCCTACACGGTGCTGGCGGTGGGGAACGGGAAGCACTTGCTCAGCGAATTCGATGACAGTGTCGGCGGGCAGTACCTGAAAGTCCTGAAGGACAGCTACTCCATCCGCACCAGCATTTCCGATCAGGCCGACGTGCGCCTTCCTGCGGCCGCGAGCCTGATCGTACGTACAGCAAAGCCGAAGGCCGCCGGCACCGACCAAGGCGCGGCCGACACAGGGAAGGGCACATCGTGA
- a CDS encoding bifunctional nuclease family protein — protein sequence MNELDVVGVRVEMPSNQPIVLLREVGGDRYLPIWIGPGEATAIAFAQQGMAPARPLTHDLFKDVLEAVGQELTEVRITDLRDGVFFAELVFASGVEVSARPSDAIALALRTGTPIYGSDGVLDDAGIAIPDEQEDEVEKFREFLDQISPEDFGTNSQ from the coding sequence GTGAACGAGCTCGACGTTGTGGGTGTCCGGGTGGAAATGCCCTCCAACCAACCGATCGTGCTCCTGCGTGAAGTGGGAGGCGACCGGTATCTCCCTATCTGGATCGGCCCTGGTGAAGCGACTGCAATCGCCTTCGCCCAGCAGGGCATGGCTCCAGCAAGGCCGCTGACCCACGACCTCTTCAAGGATGTCCTCGAAGCGGTCGGCCAGGAGCTCACGGAAGTACGCATCACCGACCTGCGTGACGGGGTCTTCTTCGCGGAGCTGGTCTTCGCGAGCGGGGTCGAGGTGAGTGCGAGGCCCTCCGACGCCATAGCGCTCGCCCTGCGCACCGGGACGCCGATCTACGGCAGTGACGGGGTGCTGGACGATGCGGGAATCGCCATCCCGGACGAGCAGGAGGACGAGGTGGAGAAGTTCCGCGAGTTCCTCGACCAGATCTCTCCGGAGGACTTCGGGACCAACAGCCAGTGA
- a CDS encoding DNA polymerase IV has product MRAAPTILHLDMDAFFAAAEQAAKPSLRGKPVVVGGLGPRGVVSTASYEARRFGVHSAMPMAQARRLCPNAAYLVPRFALYREVSIQVMELLGRLSPLVEPLSLDEAFVDLEAGGVADGTRSARRAGEQLRRDILAVTGLSGSVGLAGSKMLAKIGSERAKPDGLVLIQPGTERELLAPLSVRILPGVGPATGEHLRRAGMTTVSHLAEAGEDELVRLLGKAHGASLYRMALGHDDRPVVSERDTKSVSVEDTFDVDLHDRVRVRAEVVRLAGRCVERLRAAGRSGRTVVLKVRRYDFSTLTRSETLRGPTDDPEVVREAAGRLLESVDTTGGVRLLGVGVTGLADFTQEDLFAQAATERAAVRESTVDEAPSGPAAAPAPSPDEPPAGTGRRWLAGHDVHHDEYGAGWVQGSGVGRVTVRFEDPYATGPGRVRTFGVDDPALRPSDPLPLVRAAPADPDPDGPDGTPGGREADTGEKPGNPEGPEETAPPGADPEGQVRSSSPASRPKSRSGGGGVGAEIPSP; this is encoded by the coding sequence GTGAGAGCCGCGCCCACCATCCTGCATCTGGACATGGATGCCTTCTTCGCCGCCGCGGAACAGGCGGCGAAGCCGAGCCTGCGCGGAAAGCCGGTGGTGGTCGGCGGACTGGGACCGCGCGGAGTCGTGTCGACGGCCTCGTACGAGGCCAGGCGGTTCGGGGTGCATTCGGCGATGCCGATGGCGCAGGCCCGCAGGCTCTGTCCGAACGCCGCCTACCTGGTGCCGCGCTTCGCGCTCTACCGAGAGGTGAGCATCCAGGTCATGGAGCTGCTCGGCCGTCTCTCGCCGCTGGTCGAGCCGCTGAGTCTGGACGAGGCCTTCGTGGACCTGGAGGCTGGCGGGGTCGCCGACGGCACGCGATCGGCCCGGCGCGCCGGTGAGCAGCTGCGCCGGGACATCCTGGCGGTGACGGGGCTCAGCGGGTCGGTGGGTCTCGCCGGCTCCAAGATGCTGGCGAAGATCGGGTCGGAGCGGGCCAAGCCCGACGGTCTGGTCCTGATACAGCCGGGCACCGAGCGCGAGCTGCTGGCGCCCCTGTCCGTACGGATCCTGCCGGGCGTGGGTCCGGCGACCGGTGAGCATCTGCGCAGGGCCGGGATGACCACCGTGTCCCATCTGGCCGAAGCCGGTGAGGACGAGCTCGTCCGGCTGCTGGGCAAGGCGCACGGCGCCTCGCTGTACCGGATGGCGCTCGGCCACGACGACCGCCCTGTGGTGTCCGAGCGGGACACCAAATCGGTCTCGGTGGAGGACACCTTCGATGTGGACCTGCACGACCGGGTGCGGGTGCGGGCGGAGGTGGTGCGGCTGGCAGGCCGGTGCGTGGAGCGGTTGCGGGCCGCCGGGCGGTCCGGGCGGACGGTGGTGCTGAAGGTCCGGCGGTACGACTTCTCGACGCTGACCCGGTCCGAGACGCTCCGGGGGCCCACGGACGACCCTGAGGTCGTACGGGAGGCCGCGGGGCGGCTGCTGGAGAGCGTGGACACCACGGGCGGGGTGAGGCTGCTCGGGGTGGGCGTCACCGGCCTCGCGGACTTCACCCAGGAGGACCTGTTCGCGCAGGCGGCCACGGAGCGGGCCGCCGTGCGGGAGTCCACGGTGGACGAGGCGCCGTCCGGGCCCGCGGCGGCGCCGGCGCCGTCTCCGGACGAGCCGCCGGCCGGCACCGGGCGCCGCTGGCTCGCCGGGCACGACGTGCACCACGACGAGTACGGCGCGGGATGGGTGCAGGGCAGCGGCGTCGGCCGGGTGACGGTGCGCTTCGAGGACCCGTACGCGACCGGGCCCGGCCGGGTGCGGACCTTCGGGGTCGATGATCCCGCCCTCAGGCCGTCGGATCCGCTGCCGCTGGTCCGGGCTGCCCCGGCCGATCCGGATCCGGACGGACCGGACGGGACGCCAGGGGGGAGGGAAGCGGACACCGGCGAGAAGCCCGGAAATCCGGAGGGTCCTGAGGAGACAGCACCGCCGGGGGCGGATCCGGAGGGTCAGGTGCGTTCCTCTTCGCCCGCGAGCCGGCCGAAGTCCCGGTCGGGGGGCGGCGGCGTGGGGGCGGAGATACCGAGCCCGTAG
- a CDS encoding DUF881 domain-containing protein: MSNEENPPDPQNPGDPQSRQEPPQGPGGVPRAFPGALPEERPAGTPQGSASGATPAAQPRQAGRQRLIAALWPPRVTRAQLVVALLLFVLGLGLAIQVRSNSDNSPLRGARQEDLVRILDELDNRTQRLDDEKQRLQSQRTELESSSDQAEEARKQTSEKARQLGILAGTVAAQGPGITLLVNDPHKTVQADMLLDTIQELRAAGAEAIQVNGVRVVGDTYFSDVDGGIQVDTEKISAPYTFKVIGKPADLEPALNIPGGVVQTLEKEQATATVTPEQKIVVDALRPAKRPGYARSSAQ; encoded by the coding sequence ATGAGCAACGAAGAGAACCCGCCCGACCCGCAGAACCCGGGTGACCCGCAGAGCCGGCAGGAGCCGCCGCAGGGCCCCGGCGGAGTGCCCCGTGCGTTTCCCGGCGCACTGCCCGAGGAGAGGCCCGCCGGGACACCGCAGGGCTCTGCCTCGGGGGCGACGCCGGCGGCGCAGCCCAGGCAGGCGGGTCGGCAGCGGCTGATCGCCGCCCTCTGGCCGCCCCGGGTCACCAGGGCCCAACTTGTCGTCGCCCTGCTGCTGTTCGTACTGGGTCTCGGACTCGCCATCCAGGTCCGCTCCAACAGTGACAACAGCCCGCTGCGCGGCGCACGCCAGGAGGACCTGGTGCGGATCCTCGACGAGCTCGACAACCGAACCCAGCGCCTGGACGACGAGAAGCAGCGGCTGCAGAGCCAGCGCACCGAGTTGGAGAGCAGCTCGGACCAGGCCGAGGAGGCCCGCAAGCAGACGAGCGAGAAAGCACGTCAGCTCGGCATCCTGGCGGGCACGGTGGCCGCCCAGGGCCCGGGTATCACCCTGCTCGTCAACGACCCGCACAAGACGGTCCAGGCGGACATGCTGCTCGACACCATCCAGGAGCTGCGGGCGGCCGGCGCCGAGGCGATCCAGGTCAACGGTGTCCGGGTCGTGGGGGACACGTACTTCTCCGACGTGGACGGCGGGATCCAGGTGGATACGGAGAAGATCAGCGCGCCGTACACCTTCAAGGTCATCGGGAAACCGGCCGACTTGGAGCCTGCGCTGAATATTCCGGGCGGAGTGGTGCAGACTCTGGAGAAGGAGCAGGCCACAGCCACTGTGACGCCTGAGCAGAAGATCGTTGTGGACGCCTTGCGACCGGCGAAGCGCCCTGGCTACGCTCGGTCCTCCGCGCAGTGA
- a CDS encoding MerR family transcriptional regulator: MLQSPKGGAGDGTATEDDRLVSIGTVLNLLREEFPEVTISKIRFLEAEGLVEPQRTSSGYRKFGTADVERLAQVLRMQRDHYLPLKVIRDHLDALGRGEQIQLPAPGAVREPADGAPDGGAGEPTASRVGRDELLAAAGISADELAEWESYGLLSPLPEGGYDAEAVNVAGIVADLGRFGLEPRHLRAMKAAADRESGLIEQVVAPLRLNRNPQTRADAETTTKDLAALTVRLHAALVQTSLRVRLY; the protein is encoded by the coding sequence ATGCTGCAATCACCGAAGGGCGGTGCCGGCGACGGCACCGCCACCGAGGACGACCGGCTGGTCAGTATCGGCACCGTCCTGAATCTGCTCCGGGAAGAGTTTCCCGAAGTCACGATCTCCAAGATCCGATTTCTGGAGGCCGAAGGGCTGGTCGAGCCGCAGCGCACGTCGTCCGGGTACCGGAAGTTCGGTACCGCGGACGTCGAGCGGCTGGCTCAGGTCCTGAGGATGCAGCGCGACCACTATCTGCCGCTGAAGGTCATCAGGGACCACCTCGACGCACTGGGCCGCGGTGAGCAGATCCAGCTCCCGGCGCCCGGTGCCGTCCGCGAGCCCGCGGACGGAGCGCCGGACGGCGGCGCAGGTGAGCCCACGGCGTCCCGCGTGGGCCGGGACGAGCTGCTCGCGGCCGCCGGGATCAGCGCGGACGAGCTCGCGGAGTGGGAGTCGTACGGCCTGCTGTCACCGCTCCCGGAGGGCGGGTACGACGCGGAGGCCGTGAACGTGGCGGGGATCGTGGCGGATCTGGGCCGGTTCGGTCTGGAACCGCGGCATCTGCGTGCCATGAAAGCGGCTGCGGATCGTGAGTCCGGGCTGATCGAGCAGGTCGTCGCCCCCCTTCGGCTGAATCGCAATCCGCAGACCAGAGCCGATGCGGAAACCACCACGAAGGACCTGGCAGCACTGACCGTACGGCTGCACGCGGCCCTCGTGCAGACCTCGCTCCGGGTGCGGTTGTACTGA